The ANME-2 cluster archaeon genome includes a region encoding these proteins:
- a CDS encoding glycoside hydrolase family 57 protein, which yields MNAQKSVCIYFQMHQPYRLQWFWPGRTEGFDRYFDAAANERIFDKVAHKCYLPANELLLGLIDEHKGTFRFSVSVTGTLLSQCERWGPDVLDGLQQMAASGSVEFLDETYYHSLSSLFEDKTEFIEQVQEHRDTVYQLLGCKPAIFRNTELLYNNSIANTVKSMGYKGIMAEGVDHVLGWRSPNFVYRAKDSDLGVLMRNYKLSDDIGYRFSARWWSEYPLTADKWASWASAADGDVINIFMDYETFGEHQWEDTGIFHFLKALPREVLARKLRFDTPSEVLERFKPVGEIDVGDFSTISWADMERDHSAWLGNDMQRRCFQELMLLESHVRQTCDPELIRIWKHLLTSDHFYYMCTKWLADGDVHSYFSIHSSPYDAAVNFMAIIMDFKTKVFERLKQSLLSQD from the coding sequence ATGAACGCTCAAAAATCGGTGTGCATCTATTTCCAGATGCATCAACCCTACCGGCTTCAATGGTTCTGGCCAGGCCGGACAGAAGGATTTGACAGGTATTTTGATGCTGCAGCCAACGAGCGCATCTTCGATAAAGTAGCACATAAATGCTACCTTCCCGCCAACGAGCTTCTTCTCGGGCTCATTGACGAGCATAAAGGAACGTTCAGGTTTAGCGTATCGGTGACCGGCACTCTGCTCAGCCAGTGCGAACGCTGGGGACCGGATGTGCTGGACGGCCTTCAACAAATGGCGGCGTCCGGTAGCGTGGAATTCCTGGATGAAACGTATTACCATTCCCTGTCCAGTTTATTCGAAGATAAGACCGAATTCATAGAGCAGGTCCAGGAACATAGGGATACGGTCTATCAACTGCTGGGATGCAAACCGGCAATTTTCCGCAATACTGAACTCCTGTATAACAATTCCATTGCAAACACCGTCAAATCGATGGGATATAAAGGCATCATGGCAGAGGGAGTGGACCATGTGCTGGGCTGGAGGTCTCCTAATTTCGTGTACCGGGCAAAGGACAGTGACCTGGGTGTGCTTATGCGCAACTACAAATTGAGCGATGATATCGGGTACAGGTTCTCTGCCAGGTGGTGGAGCGAATACCCTCTGACTGCAGACAAATGGGCGTCCTGGGCATCTGCTGCAGATGGAGACGTAATTAATATCTTCATGGATTACGAGACATTTGGGGAACACCAGTGGGAAGATACCGGGATATTCCATTTTCTCAAGGCACTCCCGCGCGAGGTACTTGCCAGGAAGCTCAGGTTCGATACACCATCAGAAGTGCTGGAGCGGTTCAAACCTGTTGGTGAGATAGATGTTGGTGATTTTTCGACCATCTCATGGGCAGATATGGAACGCGACCACAGTGCATGGCTGGGTAACGATATGCAAAGGAGATGTTTCCAGGAACTGATGCTGCTCGAATCGCATGTCAGGCAGACCTGCGACCCTGAACTGATCCGGATATGGAAACACCTGTTGACATCTGACCATTTTTATTATATGTGTACCAAATGGCTGGCTGACGGAGATGTACATTCCTATTTCAGCATTCATTCATCTCCTTATGATGCGGCAGTGAATTTTATGGCAATTATTATGGATTTCAAGACAAAGGTGTTCGAAAGACTGAAGCAATCCTTGCTGAGCCAGGATTGA
- the dptG gene encoding DNA phosphorothioation-dependent restriction protein DptG encodes MVGECEISFQLAFEQCAIGMALVGTDGKWLRANSSLCEMIGYTEQELLALDIKTITHKDDLKADLEYVRQMLQGTIRTYNMEKRYLRKDDEIIWINLSVSLVRDTNNTPLYFILQIENITERKQAEESLKVGMRQIDDEKNKLESILSAIGDGNNDQAEKKRVFGM; translated from the coding sequence ATGGTGGGGGAGTGTGAAATCTCGTTTCAACTGGCGTTTGAGCAATGTGCCATCGGAATGGCTTTAGTGGGTACTGATGGAAAATGGCTCAGGGCCAACTCGTCATTATGTGAGATGATCGGGTATACTGAACAGGAACTGCTTGCATTAGATATCAAGACCATTACGCATAAAGATGACCTTAAAGCTGATCTTGAATATGTGCGACAGATGCTCCAGGGTACCATCCGTACGTACAACATGGAAAAACGCTACCTCCGGAAAGATGATGAGATCATCTGGATCAATCTCTCTGTTTCTCTGGTCAGGGATACAAATAATACACCGCTCTATTTTATCTTACAGATCGAGAACATTACTGAGCGCAAACAAGCTGAAGAATCACTGAAAGTGGGCATGAGGCAGATAGATGACGAAAAAAACAAACTTGAATCGATTTTGTCTGCCATAGGAGATGGTAACAATGATCAGGCCGAGAAGAAACGTGTATTCGGAATGTAA
- a CDS encoding ABC transporter permease, with the protein MGRGMGVVAKREGRMLLTEKTLVIAVLIQLFVASFSAFMSVGFAVMFSPEAISPHVSEFLKVGVVGGGSETSDDLVDLMRDHIRVKRYGTLWDAQKALQEGSVDGVINILDAPDDPVRPVRLDVFLPSGNFKSTLVSVQIKKALELFQEKLRRDRGVSVLEVDLPGDIKDVSKFFEFKYTVLVPLLILLPAFLSGGMIIDMITEEYELGTLDMLKASPLKFSDVIYGKMLVMVLIAPMQAAVWIMLLELNRIPVYHPVEILLFLALVTLILVQAGSLLSLYFKQRSAVHLVFSVVFVVLVLLSGLLPVPPLNLVALLAAGSGVGIMDYVWYVGIAVVLHGLVKVMPDMGE; encoded by the coding sequence TTGGGTAGAGGCATGGGTGTGGTAGCAAAGCGGGAAGGACGTATGCTGCTTACTGAGAAGACACTGGTGATCGCAGTGTTGATACAGTTGTTCGTGGCCTCATTTTCTGCATTCATGTCTGTGGGTTTTGCTGTCATGTTCTCACCTGAGGCCATCAGTCCCCACGTGTCAGAATTCCTGAAGGTAGGTGTAGTGGGTGGAGGTAGTGAAACTTCAGATGACCTTGTTGACCTGATGAGGGACCACATAAGAGTAAAACGATATGGCACTTTATGGGATGCCCAGAAAGCACTACAGGAGGGCAGCGTGGACGGGGTGATAAATATCCTTGATGCACCTGATGACCCTGTAAGACCTGTTCGACTTGACGTGTTCCTGCCATCCGGCAATTTCAAGAGTACCCTGGTGAGTGTGCAGATAAAAAAAGCACTGGAGCTGTTTCAGGAGAAGCTGCGCAGGGACAGGGGTGTGAGTGTGCTGGAGGTAGATCTGCCTGGTGATATTAAGGATGTATCCAAATTCTTTGAGTTCAAATATACGGTACTGGTGCCCCTGCTCATCCTGTTGCCCGCATTCCTCTCTGGTGGTATGATAATAGATATGATAACTGAAGAATATGAACTGGGCACGCTGGACATGCTCAAGGCCAGTCCTCTGAAGTTCTCTGACGTGATATACGGCAAAATGCTGGTTATGGTGTTGATAGCACCGATGCAGGCGGCCGTGTGGATAATGTTGCTGGAATTGAACCGGATACCTGTATATCATCCTGTAGAGATACTACTGTTCCTGGCACTGGTAACCCTGATACTGGTGCAGGCAGGGTCGCTGTTGTCCCTCTATTTCAAGCAGCGTTCGGCTGTACATCTGGTGTTCTCGGTCGTGTTCGTGGTACTGGTACTACTTTCAGGATTGCTACCTGTGCCGCCATTGAACCTGGTGGCGTTGCTGGCCGCCGGGTCGGGTGTGGGTATCATGGATTATGTGTGGTATGTCGGGATAGCAGTGGTGCTGCACGGGCTCGTCAAGGTAATGCCGGATATGGGAGAGTGA
- the moeB gene encoding molybdopterin-synthase adenylyltransferase MoeB translates to MGGFNEEQIRRYSRHIILAEVGGKGQRKLLDSKVLCIGAGGLGAPIIQYLAAAGVGTLGLVDDDVVDLSNLQRQVIHGGNVNKSKVLSAAEFVERLNPDVKVIPYETRINASNVMDIIKDYDIVVDGSDNFATRYMVNDACVLTNTPLSHGSIFRFEGQVTTIVPGKGPCYRCLFEHAPPPGMVPSCQEAGVLGVLPGIIGVIQATEVVKYLLGIGELLVGRMIYYDALNMTFDEIKIRKNPQCPVCGDEPKIDSIQEELYGESCRIW, encoded by the coding sequence ATAGGCGGATTTAATGAAGAACAAATAAGGCGGTACTCCCGCCATATCATACTTGCCGAAGTTGGCGGTAAAGGACAGAGAAAACTGCTGGACTCAAAAGTGCTGTGTATCGGCGCAGGAGGGCTTGGTGCCCCCATTATCCAGTACCTGGCTGCAGCCGGAGTAGGCACGCTCGGTCTTGTGGATGATGACGTGGTAGACCTGAGCAATCTGCAGCGCCAGGTCATACACGGCGGGAACGTAAATAAGTCCAAAGTACTCTCGGCTGCCGAGTTCGTGGAACGGCTGAACCCTGACGTGAAGGTCATACCCTACGAGACCAGAATAAATGCCAGTAATGTCATGGATATTATCAAGGACTACGATATTGTAGTCGACGGTTCAGACAATTTTGCCACACGGTATATGGTGAACGATGCCTGCGTGCTGACCAACACGCCACTGTCCCACGGCAGTATCTTCAGGTTCGAGGGGCAGGTCACGACCATTGTACCGGGAAAAGGACCCTGCTACCGCTGCCTGTTCGAACATGCGCCTCCTCCGGGCATGGTGCCGTCCTGCCAGGAAGCAGGTGTGCTGGGTGTGCTGCCCGGTATCATTGGTGTCATCCAGGCTACGGAAGTTGTGAAATACCTGCTCGGTATCGGCGAGCTGCTCGTGGGCAGGATGATATATTACGATGCACTCAACATGACCTTTGATGAGATCAAGATTCGAAAGAACCCCCAGTGCCCGGTCTGCGGTGACGAGCCGAAAATAGACAGTATACAGGAAGAACTGTACGGGGAATCGTGCAGGATATGGTGA
- a CDS encoding glucan 1,4-alpha-glucosidase: MIKQPNVILGNSKLLVTMGRKGEIFGLFYPRRDTAQHAEESMGCIYTNGTLSWLDSIDWASRQNYIKDTNMVVTRLTQHGVRVTITDFVLPDAPVLVRRFSIRTKVPFRGKFYYYSKFNAGEMQHKNSNLYDPEHKMLIQYWQDHHIGIKGIPPFDEWQVGKATDVVWWTNAKKDMEDGKLQKNMEDIGNLNMAAGWDLELDEGKSKEITVYIGLSDSRVLIHKFLHKISEKPVGALLKKTKEHWHEWLNSTRATEGLTGRAEEFAIPYKRALLTLDLLSDRDEGSFIAAPEFDPGFEKCGGYGYCWNRDSAKIVLSLTSAGYPEYAKRFFKWCKKTQMPDGSWFQRYWLNGDIAPSWCNFRYSNQIDETAITLYAAYEHYKTLNGIRKDLFLNEIWLFMLQGAEHLMSRTGRGLHDTCMDLWETYYGIFTYTNASIYAGLLAASHIALERQEIGLSRRWQERAEFIKQQMLGRLWLDDGYFAKGIIDNHVDTTVDASILGCIIPFRLLDPAHGNELEMIRSVIRTIEARLSVSVNEHRGILRYENDHYIGGNPWLVLTLWLSKTLLYLAPYEAGANSTIERALEYIRWSLKGTTSPGLFPEQVDKHTGRPVWAIPLGWSNSLFIDNVLLLNTLDKDMQERT; encoded by the coding sequence GTGATAAAACAGCCAAATGTTATTCTGGGAAACTCGAAACTGCTGGTGACGATGGGTCGCAAAGGTGAGATATTCGGGTTATTCTACCCTCGACGGGACACTGCCCAGCATGCTGAAGAATCGATGGGATGTATCTATACGAACGGCACCCTTTCATGGCTCGACAGCATAGATTGGGCATCCAGGCAGAATTATATCAAGGACACTAATATGGTCGTTACCAGGCTTACCCAGCACGGGGTCAGGGTAACGATAACGGATTTTGTCCTGCCTGATGCACCGGTGCTGGTACGGAGGTTCTCGATCAGGACAAAAGTGCCATTCAGGGGAAAGTTCTACTATTACTCCAAGTTCAATGCAGGCGAGATGCAGCATAAGAACTCTAACCTGTATGACCCTGAACACAAAATGCTCATCCAGTACTGGCAGGACCACCATATAGGCATCAAAGGCATACCACCATTTGACGAGTGGCAGGTGGGGAAAGCAACGGATGTCGTCTGGTGGACCAACGCAAAAAAGGACATGGAAGATGGGAAACTCCAGAAGAACATGGAAGATATCGGCAACCTGAACATGGCGGCTGGCTGGGACCTGGAACTGGATGAGGGAAAATCCAAAGAGATAACAGTCTATATCGGCTTGAGCGACAGCCGGGTGTTGATACATAAATTCCTGCATAAGATATCTGAAAAACCGGTAGGCGCCCTGCTGAAAAAAACAAAGGAGCACTGGCATGAATGGTTGAACAGCACCCGCGCCACGGAGGGATTGACAGGCCGTGCAGAAGAATTTGCCATACCTTATAAAAGGGCGCTATTGACACTGGACCTCTTGAGCGACAGGGATGAGGGGTCGTTTATTGCAGCACCCGAATTTGACCCTGGTTTTGAGAAATGTGGAGGTTACGGATACTGCTGGAACAGGGACAGTGCCAAGATAGTGCTGTCATTGACATCTGCGGGGTATCCCGAATATGCAAAACGTTTTTTCAAATGGTGCAAAAAAACACAGATGCCTGATGGTTCATGGTTCCAGAGGTACTGGCTTAACGGGGATATTGCCCCTTCCTGGTGTAATTTCAGGTATTCCAACCAAATTGATGAGACCGCCATAACCCTGTATGCTGCTTACGAACACTACAAGACCCTGAACGGAATCCGCAAAGACCTTTTTCTGAATGAGATATGGCTTTTCATGCTACAGGGTGCAGAACATCTTATGTCGAGGACAGGCAGGGGGCTGCATGATACTTGCATGGACCTGTGGGAAACCTATTACGGGATATTTACCTATACCAATGCATCCATATATGCCGGTCTGCTGGCTGCATCCCATATCGCTCTCGAGAGACAGGAAATTGGATTGAGCAGGCGCTGGCAGGAGCGTGCAGAGTTCATCAAGCAGCAGATGCTTGGAAGATTGTGGCTTGATGACGGTTATTTTGCCAAGGGTATCATAGATAACCATGTGGATACCACTGTGGATGCATCCATCCTTGGTTGTATTATCCCATTCAGGCTGCTTGACCCTGCACATGGGAATGAACTGGAAATGATACGGTCGGTCATTCGCACAATAGAAGCAAGACTATCTGTCAGCGTAAATGAACACAGGGGCATCCTGCGTTATGAGAATGACCATTATATCGGAGGGAATCCCTGGCTTGTCCTGACCTTGTGGCTTTCAAAAACGCTGCTGTATCTTGCACCTTACGAAGCGGGTGCTAACAGTACTATCGAACGTGCACTGGAATATATCCGATGGTCCCTCAAAGGAACAACAAGTCCGGGACTGTTCCCCGAGCAGGTGGATAAACATACGGGCAGGCCTGTATGGGCCATACCACTGGGATGGAGCAATTCACTGTTCATCGACAATGTCCTGTTGCTCAATACACTGGATAAGGATATGCAGGAACGTACATAA
- a CDS encoding sulfurtransferase TusA family protein: MATAKLDLKGEECPFTFVKTKLKLEELESGDTLVATYDHEPAIGNVPRSLKAEGHKIISIEEIGTGVWDITIEKA; this comes from the coding sequence ATGGCAACAGCGAAACTTGACCTGAAGGGCGAAGAGTGCCCCTTCACCTTTGTAAAGACAAAACTGAAACTTGAAGAACTGGAATCGGGCGACACACTTGTTGCAACCTATGACCATGAGCCTGCTATCGGGAACGTGCCCCGTAGTTTAAAGGCCGAGGGTCATAAGATCATCAGTATCGAGGAGATTGGAACCGGAGTTTGGGATATTACGATAGAGAAGGCGTGA
- a CDS encoding glycogen debranching enzyme N-terminal domain-containing protein, whose amino-acid sequence MYRFGPDACSDFKTGTRREWIITNGLGGYASSTIIGANTRTYHGLLVAALTPPVGRMLLLSSLDEEIEMGNTTHQLASHRYQGAVHPEGFGYIREFRIQPFPRTTFAVAGLVITKEVFMPHGYNTTVANYHISNPGEPVNMRIVPLVNARTIHSTTKNYDFDFTGELLDSGVVVRASGAYPGELPPLFLQCDAGRFFEDGRWHFNFEYDMERYRGQPYVEDNYNPGFFLVPVGTGDSVFSIMASTRFQNVSETWELRDREIERLRGMRDRSGLTDEFASNLVGASDQFIVHRSSTDASTVIAGYHWFSDWGRDALISLPGLTLVTRRFDEARQILMTFAHHVRDGLVPNRFPDAGDGVDYNTVDASLWFFNAVYQYLRYTGDIEFVAGLWSTMCDIIDGYRFGTRFGIHMDDDGLILSEGQLTWMDAMAGGRMFTPRAGKACEINALWYNALKIMEELAPGLGDDPREYSRMSRRTRINYAQFWNETAGCLYDVIDGEGRGDASMRPNQIIAVSLPFSVLPPDREQKIVAVVEKELLTPLGLRTLSKSDPAYKGHYMGDRYSRDSAYHQGTVWPWLMGPFVTAYCKVNGRSAGARSRAKTLFEPFAAHLHDAGIGTISEIFDGDHPHEPGGCISQAWSVAELLRSYGEDVLEHR is encoded by the coding sequence ATGTATCGATTCGGGCCTGATGCCTGCTCTGACTTCAAGACAGGGACACGTCGGGAGTGGATAATAACCAACGGGCTGGGCGGATACGCTTCATCCACCATTATCGGCGCCAACACCAGGACCTATCACGGGCTGCTGGTAGCAGCGCTGACACCTCCTGTCGGGCGAATGTTGCTGCTCTCATCCCTTGATGAAGAGATCGAGATGGGTAATACCACTCATCAACTTGCGTCCCATCGCTATCAGGGAGCAGTTCATCCAGAAGGGTTTGGGTATATAAGGGAATTCCGGATACAACCGTTCCCCAGAACCACCTTTGCAGTTGCAGGACTGGTGATCACAAAAGAGGTGTTCATGCCCCACGGGTACAATACTACGGTTGCCAATTACCACATTTCAAATCCCGGTGAACCTGTGAACATGCGGATAGTCCCCCTGGTGAATGCACGCACTATCCATTCCACCACGAAAAACTATGATTTCGACTTTACCGGGGAGCTCCTTGATTCGGGGGTCGTGGTCAGGGCATCAGGTGCCTATCCCGGGGAATTGCCGCCTCTGTTCCTTCAATGCGATGCAGGACGGTTCTTTGAGGATGGCAGGTGGCACTTCAATTTCGAATACGACATGGAGCGATACAGGGGACAACCTTACGTGGAGGACAATTACAATCCCGGCTTTTTCCTGGTGCCAGTTGGAACGGGAGACAGCGTATTCAGTATCATGGCATCCACCCGATTTCAGAATGTATCTGAAACATGGGAATTGCGCGATCGCGAGATAGAACGATTGAGGGGAATGAGAGACCGGTCCGGTCTGACAGATGAATTCGCATCTAACCTGGTAGGTGCTTCGGACCAGTTCATAGTACACCGAAGCTCAACTGATGCTTCAACTGTTATTGCAGGGTATCACTGGTTCTCGGATTGGGGGAGGGATGCGCTGATATCGCTGCCGGGGCTGACCCTTGTTACACGGCGGTTCGATGAGGCAAGGCAGATACTCATGACCTTTGCGCATCACGTCAGGGACGGACTTGTGCCGAACAGGTTCCCTGATGCCGGTGACGGTGTCGATTATAATACCGTGGATGCATCCCTGTGGTTCTTCAATGCGGTTTACCAGTACCTGAGATATACAGGTGACATAGAATTCGTAGCCGGACTGTGGAGCACGATGTGTGATATTATTGATGGCTACCGGTTCGGCACCCGGTTCGGTATCCACATGGATGATGACGGTCTGATACTGTCAGAGGGACAGCTTACCTGGATGGATGCAATGGCAGGGGGCAGGATGTTCACACCAAGGGCAGGGAAAGCGTGTGAGATAAATGCGCTGTGGTACAATGCGCTGAAGATAATGGAGGAACTGGCACCCGGGTTGGGGGACGACCCGCGGGAATATTCGAGGATGTCCAGGCGCACCAGAATAAACTATGCACAATTCTGGAACGAAACTGCCGGATGTCTGTATGATGTTATAGATGGGGAAGGGAGGGGGGATGCCTCTATGCGGCCCAACCAGATAATTGCTGTGTCGCTGCCATTTTCAGTATTGCCTCCCGACCGGGAACAGAAGATAGTCGCTGTGGTGGAGAAAGAACTGCTCACTCCACTGGGATTGCGCACGCTTTCAAAAAGTGACCCCGCATACAAGGGACACTACATGGGTGACAGGTATTCAAGGGACAGTGCATACCACCAGGGTACGGTCTGGCCATGGCTGATGGGGCCTTTCGTGACTGCATATTGCAAAGTGAACGGACGTTCGGCCGGAGCCCGGTCCCGTGCTAAAACATTGTTCGAACCTTTTGCTGCCCATTTACATGATGCCGGTATCGGGACCATCTCCGAGATATTTGACGGTGACCATCCCCATGAGCCCGGAGGATGCATATCCCAGGCATGGAGCGTGGCAGAACTGCTACGGTCGTATGGAGAAGATGTACTGGAACACCGCTGA
- a CDS encoding ABC transporter permease, which yields MKKILSMARLELVKSRSVMDRRVFFFMVLSTLIMMMAAPTIDVSTFSMTKNLYIINADGPPLDIVLSSDARFRLVNSEQADLTISSSRIQGNRTQRSMAALSALDETVKQYRNDMLEAQYPENDPGYYSAFPVWVDVTYLDTSLTITSENAGVTSTSTASTTSTSTTPASTPTLSPTMDNESPFQTPTPLPTAVPPENISGTPPGDITPPFPLTSVLVSFLFVAPMFFVSQLYSSSIMDERISRKGVMLLVSPIRGYEIVAGKTLPYFTVLLVFSMVSALVLGGDALVVLVMIPVILIFLSTAFLSSILARNFRELTMMLVFFSVVLGSFLFIPAAFVNIHEYSTISPLTVVVNLLEGDTVTLENLAFASLPLLFASLLTYLFCTLLMNEEGLLVKVDAFEKVLDSVGRLLYYLGRWHVGVLVIGMLVVPFVFLGQLFLLVIFFNMMTVSPMLVIGISMAVSVMVEEWAKVLAPLVLLKKGCRYPVLLGMLSGMGYFLGEKGLLLLAMSSVVEGGLGELLFVGTGYLLVVPLFIHVIGAVVSSKGIAYGISPQWAVAAASLVHFTMNLIILWQGGLLG from the coding sequence ATGAAAAAGATACTCTCAATGGCACGTCTGGAACTTGTCAAGTCCAGGTCGGTCATGGACCGGCGGGTTTTCTTCTTCATGGTACTGTCAACACTGATCATGATGATGGCTGCACCCACTATAGACGTTTCCACGTTTTCCATGACAAAAAACCTCTATATTATCAATGCAGATGGACCGCCGCTGGATATCGTACTTTCCTCAGATGCCAGGTTTCGGCTGGTGAACAGTGAACAGGCCGACCTTACGATTTCGAGTTCCAGAATTCAGGGTAATCGCACCCAGCGGTCAATGGCAGCGCTCTCAGCACTTGACGAGACCGTGAAACAGTATCGTAATGATATGCTCGAAGCCCAGTACCCTGAGAACGACCCTGGATACTATTCGGCATTCCCGGTGTGGGTGGATGTCACGTATCTTGATACGTCACTCACCATAACCAGTGAAAACGCAGGGGTAACATCCACATCCACCGCATCCACTACATCCACATCCACCACACCCGCTTCCACTCCTACTCTGTCACCTACAATGGATAATGAATCCCCGTTCCAGACCCCCACACCCCTGCCCACTGCCGTGCCGCCTGAAAACATATCAGGTACCCCGCCAGGTGACATAACTCCGCCATTCCCCCTGACATCGGTACTGGTGTCTTTCCTGTTCGTGGCACCCATGTTCTTCGTCTCCCAGTTATATTCCTCCAGCATCATGGATGAGCGTATCAGCCGCAAAGGCGTCATGCTTCTGGTATCTCCCATCAGGGGATATGAGATAGTGGCAGGGAAAACACTGCCGTATTTTACCGTCCTGCTGGTATTCAGCATGGTTTCCGCACTTGTACTGGGTGGAGATGCCCTTGTAGTGCTGGTTATGATACCGGTGATACTGATATTCCTTTCCACTGCCTTTTTATCAAGTATCCTTGCCCGTAATTTCAGGGAACTTACTATGATGCTGGTGTTCTTTTCAGTGGTGCTGGGAAGTTTTTTGTTCATACCTGCGGCTTTTGTCAATATCCATGAATACAGCACCATTTCACCCCTGACCGTCGTGGTCAACCTGCTGGAAGGAGATACGGTGACTCTGGAGAACCTGGCCTTTGCTTCCTTGCCCCTGCTGTTTGCTTCGTTGCTGACGTACCTGTTTTGCACTTTGCTCATGAATGAGGAGGGACTGCTGGTAAAAGTGGATGCTTTTGAGAAGGTCCTGGATTCGGTGGGGCGGTTGTTATATTACCTTGGCCGCTGGCATGTGGGGGTCCTGGTCATTGGCATGCTGGTGGTGCCTTTCGTGTTCCTGGGCCAGCTGTTCCTGCTGGTGATCTTTTTCAATATGATGACTGTGTCACCCATGCTTGTTATCGGGATAAGCATGGCAGTTTCGGTGATGGTGGAGGAATGGGCAAAGGTCCTGGCACCGCTGGTGCTGCTTAAAAAAGGGTGCAGGTATCCTGTATTACTGGGTATGCTGTCAGGGATGGGATATTTCCTGGGTGAGAAGGGATTGCTGCTCCTGGCCATGTCATCGGTTGTGGAAGGAGGCCTGGGTGAATTGCTGTTCGTGGGTACGGGTTACCTGCTGGTTGTCCCCCTGTTCATCCATGTTATTGGTGCTGTGGTCTCATCAAAGGGCATCGCATATGGCATATCCCCTCAATGGGCAGTGGCAGCGGCCTCACTGGTTCATTTTACCATGAACCTCATTATTCTGTGGCAGGGTGGTCTGCTTGGGTAG